One Fusarium falciforme chromosome 1, complete sequence genomic window carries:
- a CDS encoding Asparaginase — translation MSSFTSLLSLGALAATALGSPVPEIPHLAPRAVSDFQCFNASLPNITIFATGGTIAGSAGSADQTTGYQAGALGIKVLIDAVPELCNISNVRGVQIANVDSSDITSTILTNLTHQIQAQLDSPYTQGVVVTHGTDTLEESSFFLDLTVQSDKPVVVVGSMRPATAISADGPINLLSAVKLAASDSAKKRGTLITLNDRIASARYTIKTNANALDTFKAEEQGYLGAFENIQPVFWYPPVRPLGHHYFNISSISASKPLPKVDVLYGQQEVDPELFEAAVEGGAKGIVVAGVGAGGWPTKAKEALEEVVKKTKVPVVVSRRTAWGFVSGQDYGINAGYLNPAKARIQLQLALAKELPTKEIKEIFEYTHVQ, via the coding sequence ATGTCGTCCTTCACATCCTTGCTCTCCCTGGGCGCCCTGGCAGCTACTGCCCTGGGCTCACCCGTGCCAGAGATCCCCCACCTGGCCCCCCGAGCTGTGAGCGACTTCCAGTGCTTCAACGCCAGCCTGCccaacatcaccatcttTGCTACTGGTGGTACCATTGCTGGTTCGGCTGGCTCGGCTGACCAGACTACTGGTTACCAAGCCGGAGCCCTGGGCATCAAGGTCCTGATCGACGCTGTTCCCGAGCTGTGCAACATCTCCAACGTTCGTGGCGTGCAAATCGCCAACGTTGACAGCTCCGACATCACCTCGACTATCCTCACCAACCTGACCCACCAGATTCAGGCTCAGCTGGATAGCCCTTACACGCAAGGTGTTGTCGTCACCCATGGAACCGACACCCTCGAGGAGTCCTCATTCTTCCTCGACCTGACGGTCCAAAGCGACAagcccgtcgtcgtcgtcggctcTATGCGCCCTGCCACGGCCATCAGCGCCGACGGCCCCATCAACCTGCTGTCCGCAGTCAAGCTCGCCGCCAGTGACAGCGCCAAGAAGCGAGGAACTCTCATCACCCTCAACGACAGAATTGCCTCTGCTCGGTACACCATCAAGACCAACGCCAACGCTCTCGACACCttcaaggctgaggagcagGGTTACCTGGGCGCCTTTGAGAACATCCAGCCTGTTTTCTGGTACCCCCCCGTCCGACCTCTGGGTCACCACTACTTCAACATCAGCTCCATCTCTGCCTCTAAGCCTCTTCCCAAGGTTGACGTGCTCTACGGCCAGCAGGAGGTTGACCCCGAGCTTTTCGAGGCCGCCGTTGAGGGTGGTGCCAAGGGCATCGTCGTTGCCGGCGTCGGTGCTGGAGGCTGGCctaccaaggccaaggaggctctcgaggaggttgttaagaagaccaaggtccCCGTTGTTGTGAGCCGCCGAACCGCCTGGGGTTTCGTGTCTGGCCAGGACTACGGTATCAACGCCGGATACCTCAACCCTGCCAAGGCTCGCATTCAGCTCCAGCTGGCTCTGGCCAAGGAGCTTCCTaccaaggagatcaaggagatcttTGAGTATACCCATGTTCAGTAG